One Rhodoferax sp. GW822-FHT02A01 genomic window, TCTTCCATTGAGAGGGTGGCGTTCATTCCAAAAAGGTGCTTGCCCTTGTGCAAATAATTTTTCATAATTTGCAGATATAAGAAAAGTTTTTCTGCTAACAAGAATCTCCGAAGCAATCCATGGCAACTGCGAAAACACCTGGCCCCACAGCCGACCAAACCATCAAGCGCATATCGGCGGAATATGAATCGCTGAGCAAGCAGCTCAAGGTGATTGCCCTGCATATCGAGAAGAACCGCGACCACGTCGGCATCGAGGGGATTCAGGAGATGGCGCGCCAGTGCGGTGTGCAACCCTCGGCGGTGGTGCGCTTTGCCAAGCACTTCGGCTTCTCGGGTTTCAGCGAATTGCAGGCGATCTTTCGGGAGAACCTTTCGCGCCAGTTGGCACCCAGCCGCAACTACAAGGCGCGCATCCGCGACCTGATCGAGTCGGGCTCCAGCAACCTCTCCAGCGTGGACATTGCCAAGGAGTTCCTGGCCGGCAGCGTGGCGGGCATGCACGAGCTTGAAAGCAATCTGGACGCCACCGCCTTCAAGAAGGCGGTGGACCTGCTCACCGAGAGCGACTGCATCTGGGTGGCGGCATCGCGCCGCTCCTTTCCGATTGCGGCCTATCTGGACTACGCGCTGCAGCACACCGAAAAGCGCATCTGCTTGGTCACCGGGCTGGGCAGCATGCACCAGGGCCAGATGCGCTCGGTGCGCAAGGGCGACGTGATGATTGCCATCTCGTTTTCGCCGTACGCAGAAGAAACCATTACCGTGGCCAAAGCGGCCACCGAGCGCGGCGCCAAGCTGGTGGCCATCTCCGACAGCCGCATGAGCCCGCTGTCCAAACTGGCCCACGTCACGCTGGTGGTGCAGGACAACTCCACCCTGGGCTTTCGCTCGCTTAGCAGCACCATGGGTCTGGCGCAAAGCCTGTTCATCGCCCTGGCCTACACGCTGGAACTGCCCTACAAGCCCACCACCTGAGCGCGCGCTAGCGTTCATCGCTCGGCCCCTGGGGCAGATAGGCCTGGTGCGTGATGTTCTCGGCGCAGTACAGGCGAAAGTCGGTGGGCCGCGCGGCGGGCATGGCATCCGTCCATTTGTTGGCATGCAGCAGGTACTGCATGCCCGAGAGGATCTGGCCGTCGGGGTCCTGGTCAATCACCAGATCCATGCGGCCATCCACCAGATAGCTGCGGTGCTCGTCGGTGAGCTCATGGCCCAGCCACAGCACATGCTGCGCCCGGTTGCGCAAGGCCTTTGCAATGCCCAGTGAGCCGGCCCCGCTGTTGTAGATGCCGCACAAGGGCAGCGCACTGCCCGCGCGAATCTGCGCATCGACGGCGGCAAAGGTCTGGTCCGCATCGTCATGGGTTTGCACCACCGGCAGACAGTCCAGGTGCGCAAAGCGCTGCTGCAATGCCGCGATGAATCCGTTGGTGCGGTCGCGGTGCGCGCGGAAGGACAGGTCGTTGGTCAGCACCAGCACGCGCCCGGCCTGCGGCGCCAGCCGCCCCAGAAAATAGCCGGCGCTGCGCCCAGCCTGCACATTGTTGATGCCAGCGTAATGCAGGTTGCTAACGTCGCTCAGGTCACTCATCAGCGTCACCACCGGAACCCCTTGGCGCACCACGCTTTGCACCGCCTCGCGCAGCACCGGCGTGTCGTGCACCACCACGATCAGGCCATTGCGCCGGTGCGGCGGCTTCTTGATGAAGGTGGCAATCTGCGCTTCGTCGGCCGGATCGAAAGCATGGCGGTGCACCACGATGCGCCGGTCCAGCAACTGCATGTGGCGCTGCAAGGCAAGCTGTAGCCGCTCGAAGAACGGCGTCTGGCTGCGGGCAAACACAAAGTCAAAGCGCGTCAGGCCGCGGTGCACGTCCGGCATCACGCGCCGGGCGCCCAGCTGGCGCGCCGCCTGTATGACTTTCTCGCGGGTGCTGGCAGAGGCCTTTCCGCTGTCGTTGAGCACGCGATTGACCGTGGCAATCCCCACCCCGGCTGCCGTGGCAATGTCGATCAGACGCGGCGTGCTTTTACGGCGAACGGGTGGGGTGGGCTGCAAGGGACGCTCAGGCGGGTTGGGCTGCAGGCTGCGCTTGTGCGGCCACTGCACTGCGCAGATAGGCCATGCTGGCAGCCAGGCGTTGTTCGATGTCGGTGGCCGCGGCAATCTCTTCGGCAAAGGGCTCGAACGATGCGTAGCCGGTGTAACCGGCCTGCAGCAGCGTGTGGAGCTGCGCGGCATTGCCCAGGCGGTCGGCGGCGCCCACCAGCACGCGGTGGCCGTCACGCATCTGCGACGCAGCCAGGCTGGTGTCTTCCACGCCGGAGATGTGGACCAGTCCGGTGTACGCGGGGAAGAACAGGTCTTCGCCGGCCAGATGGTGGTGGAAGGTGTCGTGCACCAGACGGAAGGTGCTGCTGTCGCCCACTTCCTGGATGGCGCGCACGGCCTGCGACTTGCGGCGCACGGCGCACTCTTCAAAGCCCAGTGGCTCGATCAGGCCGACCAGGCCGGTGTCCTGCAGCAGGGGTTGGAGTTGCTTGAGGGCATGCACCAGGTCGGCGTGGCGCTGATCGGCACTGCGCGCATCGCGCAGGCTGTTGGTAGGGCACAGCACCAGGGCCTGGGCGCCGCAGGCCACGGCGTAGGCAATCAGGTCACGCGCTTCCGCGGCGCGGGCCGCGTCAAACTGCTCGAAGCGTTGCAGCGCGTTGATGGAGCGGATCACCAGGCCATGCGCCTTGGCAATGGCGCCAATGTCCTTGCCCGGTGTGCCGTCCACCAGTTCCACGCCAGCCAGGTCGTTGCGGATTTCGATGGCCTGCACGCCCAGGCGCCGTGTCAGTGCGGCAAATTCACTGAATGCAATGCGCGGCGCGCTGATGCGGTTGATGGAAAAGGAAAGGGTGTGGGCCATGGCGGTGTCTCCGTGTGTTGTGGATGGAACAGCGCGCAACTGTAGGTAAAACCGGGGCCGCCATCAGCCATTTTCTTGATCAAATTTGATCATTTGGCAGCAGTTTAATTGAAATGAAATTCAAAACACAAATTTGTTAGAAATTTCTTTTCAAAACCCAAAACTGCCTCTATAGTCGCCGGGTCGCCCATGCAAAGGCGCGTTCAAACAACCCCTGAAAAACCTGAGACACAAGGATTTCCCCATGAAAAACGTCGCCGTTTTCGGTGCCGGCCGTATCGGTCGCATCCACGCCTCCAACCTCGCTGCGCTCAGTGGCGTCAAGCTCAAGTACGTGTTCGACCCGGTTCCGGCCGCAGCCTCCGATCTGGCCCAGAAGCTGGGTGCCGAGGTGGCGTCCATCGAAGCCGTGCTGGCCGACAAGAGCGTGGACGCGGTGGCCATCTGCTCCAGCACCGATACCCATAGCGACCTGATCACGCGCGCCGCTGCTGCAGGCAAGCACATCTTCTGCGAAAAGCCGGTGGACCTGTCGGTGCCCCGCGCTATTGCCTGCGGTGAAGCCGTCAAGGCAGCCGGCGTGTCCTGCATGATCGGCTTTCAGCGCCGCTTTGATCCCACCTTCAACGACGCCAGCCGCCGTCTGCTGGCCGGCGAGATCGGCACTCCTGAAATGCTGGTCATCACCAGCCGCGATCCGGGCGCGCCTCCGGTGGAATACATCAAGGCCTCCGGCGGCATCTTCCGCGACATGCTGATCCACGACCTGGACGTGTTCCGCTGGATTCTGTGTGCCGACGGTGACGAAGCCGAATGGCTGAGCGCCACCGCGTCGGTGCTGACCGACCCGGCCATTAAGACGGCCGGCGACTACGACAGCACCGCCGTGACCATCCGCACCCGCAAGGGCCGCCTGTGCCAGATCAACACCACACGCCGCGCCGCCTACGGCTACGACCAGCGCTTTGAAGTGCTGGGCTCCACCGGCCTGCTGCAATGTGGCAACCACACGCCCACCGAAGTGGTGCAGTGGAATGCCAAGGGCATTACCTCCGACAAGCCCGAAGCCTTCTTCCTGCAGCGCTACGCAGCGGCCTACAAGCTGGAGATCGAACACTTCTTCGAGTGCCTGCAAAGCGGTGCCCCCTTCCGTACCACGGTAGCCGACGGCGTGGCTGCGCAGAAGCTGGCCGATGCGGCCACGCATAGCGCCAACAGCGGCCAGCCGGTGCAGTTCTAAATGGTGGCAGTCGCACCGCAGGTTGCGCTGCGGGTCGGCATTGTGGGGCTGGGCCGGCTCGGCCAGCGCCACGCCGCTGCCCTGGCGCACAACACTCCCGGCTGCCGACTGGTAGCGGCGTGCAGCCCGGTGGAAGCCGAGCGTGCCTATGCCGCCAACCAGCTGGGCATTGCCAACGTTTACGCCGACCTGGACAGCCTGCTGGCCGACCCGGCGGTGGATGCGGTGGTGCTGGTCACGCCCACCTCGCTGCATGCCGACCAGACCATTGCCGCGCTCAAGGCGGGCAAACATGTGTTTGTGGAAAAGCCCCTGGCCCTGAACGTGCCGGACTGCGAGCGCGTGTTGCAAGTTGCCGCGCAATACCCGGACCGGGTGGCCATGGTGGGCTTTGTGCGCCGCTTTGATCCGAGTTACCTGGCGGCCTACCAGTCGGTTGCCGCGGGTGAGATCGGCAAGCCGTTTCTGGTGCGCTCGCAAACCTGTGACCAGAATGACCCCGAAGGTTTCTTCGTCAAGTTCGCGCCCACGTCGGGTGGCATCTTCATGGATTGCAGCGTGCACGACATCGACCTGGCGCGCTGGATGCTTGGCCGCCCCAAGGCCCTGCGCGCATTTGCCACCGGCACCATCGCGCTGCACCCTGGCTTGGCCGACTGCGGCGATGTGGACAACGGCATTGCCGTGGTCGAGTTCGAAGGCAGCGCCAAGGCCGTGCTGTATGCATCGCGCACCATGGCGCACGGGCATGAGACCAGCACCGAGGTGATAGGTACGGCCGGCAAGCTGCTGGTGGGCGAGCATGCAGCAGCCAACCGCGTGGTGAAGAGCGACCAGCATGGCGTGCGCCATGCCGTGCTGAAAGACTTCTACGAGCGCTTCGAGGCGGCGTTTGCCGCAGAGATGGCGGCCTTTGTCGCGGCCTGCCGCGGCATCACGCCACTGACGCTGACGCTGTCAGACGCACTGGAAGCCACCCGCATCGGGCTGGCCATCAGCCGTTCACTGGCCAGCGGTCTGCCCGAAGCGGTCTAGGTCAGCAGGCGTTGCAGGCGAGCAGCGCGCCATCCGCGTGGATGCGCGTCTGCTCGATCAGGTATTCCAGAAACACGCGGGTGCGCTCGGGCATGAACTGCCGGCTCGGCAGTGCTGCGTAGAGCTGCAACCGCCCGGCAATCCAGGGGCGCAGCACGCGCAGCAGTTCGCCGCGCATCAGATAGGGTGCCACCAGATCCAGCGCCACCGAGGTGATGCCCGCGCCGTCCAGCGCAGCCCGCATCACCGTGTCGCTGTGGTTCACCCAGAGGACCGGTTCCACCGCCACTTCGACGGGAGCGTCGTCATGGTCCGAGTCCAGCAGGCGCCACACGCGCTGCTGTTGACCCGGAATCTTCAAGCGCAATACATCGTGTTGCGTCAGTTCTTCAGGCTTGAAGGGTGTGCCGCGCAGCTTCAGATAAGCGGGCGAAGCCACCAGAATGGACTCGGCGCTGGAGATCTTGCGTGCGATCACGTCGCCGTTGAACTGGTCGTCGGTGGGCAAAAGCGTGATGTCGTATTCCTCAATGGGCGGCTCCTTGTAGGAGGCCACTTCGATGTTGAGCACGATCTTGGGATGCAGCTGGCGGAACCCTGCGATCAACGGCGCCAGCACATGGGTGGCCAGCACAGGTGGAGCGAGGATGCGCAACACGCCGGCGAGCTGGTGGTTCTGGCAATTGGCCATGCGGTCAGCTTCGTCAATGTCCTGCAGGATGACGCGAACCCGTTCCAGATAGATTTCACCGGCCATGCTCAGCGAGAGCTTGCGCGTGGTCCGATGCAGAAGGCGGGTGCTCAAGTGCTCTTCCAGGTCTGCCACCAGCCGCGTGACCACGGCCGGTGACATGTCCAACGCACGTGCGGCGGCAGCAAAGCCACCTTCATCGATGACCTTTTGAAATACCCGCATCGACAGTAAACGATCCATGATGTCCCTATTGCAAACCAGGGCGCCATTGTTGCCGATGTAGACTCCCGGCGGCACATTCACCCATGTCCGACCAACCACTACCTTCCCCCAAAAAGCCAGCCGCCGCACCCCAAGGGCTGCTGCGCAAGCTGGGCCGTGCGGTGCGCGGCGATGGTGTGCTGGCTTCGCGCCCGATTGTCTGGATCATTGGCTTCTTTGCTTTCCTGAACGTCTATTCCATGCAGGCAGTGCTGCCTTTGGTGATGCAGGACTTTGCCGCCACACCGGTACAGGCCGGTGCCACCGTCGGCGCCACCGTGCTGGCCATTGCGCTGGTGTCTCCCTTCATGGGCATGCTGTCGGATGCGCTGGGCCGGCGCATCATCCTGTGCAGTTCCCTGTTTGCGCTGACCATTCCCACCGCGCTGATTCCGCTGGCCCACAGCCTGGCGGGCATTGCGGTCCTGCGCTTCATGCAGGGCTTGGCGGTGCCGGGCATCGTGGTGGTGCTGATTGCCTACCTGTCCGAAGAGTTCCATGACGGCGGTGTGGCGCGCATGACTTCCACCTATGTGGGCGGCACCGTCATGGGTGGCTTTTGCGGGCGCTTCATCACCGGGCATGCGGGCCATGTGCTGGGCTGGCGCGGCGCCTTCTTCACCCTGGCGGTGATGAACCTGGTGGGTGCCGTGGTCGTGTGGCGGTTGTTGCCGCCTTCGCGTCACTTTGTAGCCAACCGCAATGTGCGCGGCGCTTTCCAGACACTGGGCCGGCATCTGAGCAACCGGCGCTTTCTGGCGATCTGCGCCTTGGGCTTTTGCGTGCTGTTCTCACTGGTGGGCGCCTTTACCTATGTCAATCTGTACCTCACGCAAGCACCGTTCAATCTGACGAGTGCCGGGCTGGCCAATGTGTTTGGCGTGTACCTGGTGGGCGTGGTGGTCACTCCCCTGGCGGCACGCCATATCGCGCGCCACGGTTTTTTGAAGGCGGTGCTGGTCAGCCTGTCCCTGTCGGCAGCCGGTCTGTTGCTGACGCTCGTGCCCTCGCTGGCAGCGGTGATCGTGGGACTGGCGGTGTGCTCCACCGGCGTGTTCGTATGCCAGTCGGCCACCATCAGCCACATTGCCGACAACGTGACCGAGGGCCGCTCGCTGGCCACCGGCATCTACTACCTCAGCTACTACAGTGGCGGAGCAGCGGGCACCTGGATCGCGGGCATGGCCTTTGAGGGCTGGCATTGGGGCGGCTCGGTGCTGTCCATCATCCTGTTTCAGGGCCTGGCTGGTGCGATTGCCGTCACCTTTCTGCAGCCCCGCAAATAAACCCCACTATCATCCCCACACTCAATCGGGCACCAAGGGGTGCCAGCACAACAAGGAATACACACTATGGGCGCGCAGTGGAAAGCAAAGGGCAAGGATCTGGTTGCCAATGCCAAGGGCAAGATGTTTACCAAGCTGGTCAAGGAAATCACGGTGGCCGCGCGCAATGGTGCCGACCCCGCCACCAACGCCCGTCTGCGCCTGGTGGTGGAGCAGGCCCGCAAGGTTTCCATGCCCAAGGACACGCTGGAACGCGCCCTTAAAAAGGGCTCGGGCGTGGGCGACGATGCCACCCATTACGAGCGCGTGATCTACGAAGGCTTTGCGCCGCACCAAGTCGCCGTCATGGTGGAATGCCTGACCGACAACGTCAAACGCACCGCGCCCGAAATGCGCGTGCTGTTCCGCAAGGGTCAGCTGGGCACCTCCGGCTCGGTTGCCTGGGACTTTGACCACGTGGGCTTCATCGAGGCCGCCCCCGCTGCCGCCGGAGCCGATGCAGAAACCGCCGCCATTGAGGCTGGCGCGCAGGACTTGGAGCCCGGCGAGGAAGAGGGCAACACCCTGTTCATCACCGCGCCCGCCGACCTGGATCTGGTCAGCCGCGCGCTGCCGGCACACGGCTTTAATGTGCTGTCGGCCAAACTGGGCTACAAACCCAAGAACCCGGTCGACCCGACCAGCCTGAGCGCCGAGGCCCTGGAAGAAGTGGAAGCCTTTCTGGCGGCCATCGACGCGCACGACGACGTGCAAGAGGTCTACGTCGCCCTGGCGGGCTAGGGGCTAGCGCCCTGTCCTGGCCAGACGCAAGCCGCTGCCGAAGGTCCACAGCCGCGTGACTTCCACCACGTCGTAGTCCATCGCTAGTTCGGCCGGTATGCGGCTGTAGGGCGCCAGCGAGGCGATGATGATGCGAATGGCGTCATCGATGGCCGCAATGCCGCTGGCACGCCGGAATACCACGCTGTCTACACTGCCATCGGCGCGCAACGTCACTGTCACGATGGGGTTGGTGTAATCGCCGCTCTTGGCGGCATCCAGAAACTCGAAGTCCGCATTCTGCTGAACCCGCTGGCTCCAGCTTTCCGCAAACACGGCCAGCCGCGCGTCCTGGTCTGGGCGCCCGATCAGCGTGCGCCTGCGCGGTTTCTCGGCGGGAAGCTCTGGCGCTTTTTCCACCGGGCGTGCCGCCTGCTGTTGCTCGCGCTGTCTTGCGGCCTCTAACGCCGCCTTGCGCTCAGCCTCCTGCTGCGCCAGTTGCCTTTGTGCTGCAGCGGCCTGTGCCGCAGCCGCGCGTTGCATTTCAGTCTGCCGCGCGGCCTCCCGTTGAGCGGCCTCCTGGGCCGCCGCCTGCTCCGCAGCCACACGTGCAGCTTCCTGCTGTGCGGCAAGCTGTCTTTGCGCTGCAGCCTGCGCTGCGGCTTGTGCCGTAGCTACCCGCTCCGCCTCTGCGCGCAGCGCCTGCTGCCGCGTGGCCTCCGCCTTGAGTGCATCCTGCCTGGCCTGCTCTTGTCGGGCTTGTTCTTGCCGTAACGCATCCTGGCGCCGCGCTTCGGCCTGCTGGGCTTCAAGCCGAGCCTGTTCCTGTCGGGCCAGTTCCTGTTGCCGCGCCATGGCTTGGCGTGCGGCCTCCTGAGCGGCTGCCTGCTCCGCCGCTACGCGTGCAGCTTCTTGCTGGGCGGCCAGCTGCCTTTGCGCAGCGGCCTGCGTCGCAGCCACCCGCTCCGCATCTGCGCGCAGCGCTTGCTGCCGAGCCGCCTCCGCCTTGAGTGCGTCCTGCCGCGCCTGTTCCTGTTGGGCTTGCTCTTGCCGTAACGCATCCTGGCGGCGCGCCTCGGCCTGCTCCGTTGCAATACGTGCGGCCTCCTGCGCGGCAGATGCCTGAGCTGCGGCGGCACGCGCGATTTCCCGCCGAGCAGTTTCCTGCTGGATGGCAAGCAGGCGCGCAGCCTCCTGTTGCAGCAGCAGTTGGCGTGCCGCCTCGGCGCGCTGTGCTTCCTGTTGTTGCGCCTCTTGCGCTGCTGCGGCCTGGCGTTCGGCCTCCTGCCGTGCAGCCAGTTGCTGTTCAACGGCCTCCTGCTGTGCACGTTCCTGCCGGGTGATTTCCTGGCGCGCACGGGTGTTGTCTTCGACCGGCGGCAGTACCTGCGCGATGGCGGGGGTCTGCGGCGCGGTGGCAGGCAAGACCTCTGCGGGTGGGCTTGTCGCGGGCAGGGGCGCTGCTGCAGCTGCGGGAGCGTCAGCAGTTGCCAGTGCGCGCGTAGTTGCGGGCTCCGGTGACGGTGACGTAGCAGTTGCCGAAGCAGGTGCCGGTGTGGGTGAGGTCTGCGCGTCGTCCGCGGAACCTGCATCTACCTGCGCAGGCAGCGGCTCCAGGCGGATGGACAGGGCGGGCTCCACGCCGCGGCGGTCTTCACGGAACAGGTCGTCGGGCCACTGCAGACCGGCCAGATCCAACTGCAGGGTTAGCAGCAGTCCGTGCAACACCAGCGACAGCAAAACCGCGATGGCGAGCCGTGACTCTGGCAGGCGCCAGGGCACTTTGGTTTGACCCCACGCAAAGGGCGCAGAAGGGGTGTTGTGGATCAGGACGGCTTCGGAAGGCATGCGGTGAAGGGGCGCAACAAGCCGCGTCCGCAATGCCCCCCTGGCACCGGTCGCGGGCATTCCACCCCCAGACGCTATTTCATGCGCAGCCGGGGCCTATCCGGCCTGGCAGGCACCAGATATTTGTAAGCGAATGTGTGCGGCTCAGACGCTGAGCAGGTTCGCCAGGTTGAACGCCGGGTCCTCGGCCTGCGCGGGCGTGGGCGATATGCCCGCATCCAGCAGCTTGCGCACGGCCAGATGGTCCTTGGCGGCATTGACGCTGTCGGCGGCCAGCAGCGTGGTGCCGCGGAAGTGGAACACGGTGAAACTGGACGTGGGGCTGTCGGTCCCCATGTCGCCGCGCACGGCCCAGGTATCTGCACCCGTGGAAAGGCCCGCCATCTGCAGTTTCTTGTCGTACTGGTCACTCCAGAACCAGGGGGTGGCGGTGAAGGGGCGGTCCTGACCCATCAGCGCAGCCGCTGCCGATTTGCCCTGCTCGGTGGCGTTCTGCACCGATTCCAACCGCAGAAGGGTGCCGTCTGCCAGACGGCGGGCGGTGCAATCTCCGGCGGCCACGATATGCGGGTCCGCAGTGCGCGTGCAGGCATCCACCACGATGCCGCGCTCGCACGCCAAGCCGGCTGCTGCAGCCAGTTGGTCATTGGCTGACACGCCTATGCCGACCACCACCAGGCCTGCGGGTACCACGCGGCCATCGGCAAGGCGCACGCCGCTCACCGCGCCGTTTGCATTTACCTCCAGCGCAGCGACAGCCGCGCCCAGTTCCAGATGCACACCGTGGCTGCGGTGCAGCGCGGCATACCAGTCGGAGAGCACCGGCGCCAGCACCCGTCCCAGCAGGCGCGGCGCAGCCTCCAGCACGGTGACGGACAACCCCTTTTTGCGCGCGGTGGCGGCCACTTCCAGACCGATGAAGCCGCCGCCAATGACCACCACGCCGAGCTGTTGCTCCACGCAGCGCGCCATCTGGTTGGCGATGCCTGAGGCGTCGTCGCGCGAGCGAAGGGCGAAGACGCCCTGGGCATCGGCACCGGGCAGATTCAACTGGCGTGGCGTGGAGCCGGTGGCCAGCACCAGGCCGGTGTAGGCCAGTGTTTCGCCATTCCCCAGAGACACGGTCTGCTCGGCGCGGTCAATGGCCGCAACGCTCACACCGGTACGCAGGGTGATGTTCTTGCGCGCCAGCACTTCGGGGCTGCGCATCAGCAGCTGGGCCGCATCCATCTCACCCGCCAGCCAGGCCTTGGACAGGGGCGGACGGTGGTACGGCGGGTGGGTCTCGTTGCCCAGCAGCGTGATGGCACCGGCAAAGCCCAGCGTGCGCAGTGCCTCTGCCGTCTGCACGCCGGCCTGTCCGGCGCCGATGACGACGACGTGGCCGTCGGTGCTCATTCCTGGGTCTCGGGCAGGCGCACGACCAGGCCTTCCAGCGCGGCGCTGGCCTTGATCTGGCAGGCCAGACGGCTGTTGGGCTTGCGTTCGCTGGCCACGTTTTCCAGCATGTCGAGCTCGCCTTCCGAGGGCGCGGGCAGGTCGCCCAGGCGGGCTTCG contains:
- a CDS encoding MurR/RpiR family transcriptional regulator; the protein is MATAKTPGPTADQTIKRISAEYESLSKQLKVIALHIEKNRDHVGIEGIQEMARQCGVQPSAVVRFAKHFGFSGFSELQAIFRENLSRQLAPSRNYKARIRDLIESGSSNLSSVDIAKEFLAGSVAGMHELESNLDATAFKKAVDLLTESDCIWVAASRRSFPIAAYLDYALQHTEKRICLVTGLGSMHQGQMRSVRKGDVMIAISFSPYAEETITVAKAATERGAKLVAISDSRMSPLSKLAHVTLVVQDNSTLGFRSLSSTMGLAQSLFIALAYTLELPYKPTT
- a CDS encoding LacI family DNA-binding transcriptional regulator, which translates into the protein MQPTPPVRRKSTPRLIDIATAAGVGIATVNRVLNDSGKASASTREKVIQAARQLGARRVMPDVHRGLTRFDFVFARSQTPFFERLQLALQRHMQLLDRRIVVHRHAFDPADEAQIATFIKKPPHRRNGLIVVVHDTPVLREAVQSVVRQGVPVVTLMSDLSDVSNLHYAGINNVQAGRSAGYFLGRLAPQAGRVLVLTNDLSFRAHRDRTNGFIAALQQRFAHLDCLPVVQTHDDADQTFAAVDAQIRAGSALPLCGIYNSGAGSLGIAKALRNRAQHVLWLGHELTDEHRSYLVDGRMDLVIDQDPDGQILSGMQYLLHANKWTDAMPAARPTDFRLYCAENITHQAYLPQGPSDER
- a CDS encoding TIM barrel protein — its product is MAHTLSFSINRISAPRIAFSEFAALTRRLGVQAIEIRNDLAGVELVDGTPGKDIGAIAKAHGLVIRSINALQRFEQFDAARAAEARDLIAYAVACGAQALVLCPTNSLRDARSADQRHADLVHALKQLQPLLQDTGLVGLIEPLGFEECAVRRKSQAVRAIQEVGDSSTFRLVHDTFHHHLAGEDLFFPAYTGLVHISGVEDTSLAASQMRDGHRVLVGAADRLGNAAQLHTLLQAGYTGYASFEPFAEEIAAATDIEQRLAASMAYLRSAVAAQAQPAAQPA
- the iolG gene encoding inositol 2-dehydrogenase → MKNVAVFGAGRIGRIHASNLAALSGVKLKYVFDPVPAAASDLAQKLGAEVASIEAVLADKSVDAVAICSSTDTHSDLITRAAAAGKHIFCEKPVDLSVPRAIACGEAVKAAGVSCMIGFQRRFDPTFNDASRRLLAGEIGTPEMLVITSRDPGAPPVEYIKASGGIFRDMLIHDLDVFRWILCADGDEAEWLSATASVLTDPAIKTAGDYDSTAVTIRTRKGRLCQINTTRRAAYGYDQRFEVLGSTGLLQCGNHTPTEVVQWNAKGITSDKPEAFFLQRYAAAYKLEIEHFFECLQSGAPFRTTVADGVAAQKLADAATHSANSGQPVQF
- a CDS encoding Gfo/Idh/MocA family oxidoreductase, whose protein sequence is MVAVAPQVALRVGIVGLGRLGQRHAAALAHNTPGCRLVAACSPVEAERAYAANQLGIANVYADLDSLLADPAVDAVVLVTPTSLHADQTIAALKAGKHVFVEKPLALNVPDCERVLQVAAQYPDRVAMVGFVRRFDPSYLAAYQSVAAGEIGKPFLVRSQTCDQNDPEGFFVKFAPTSGGIFMDCSVHDIDLARWMLGRPKALRAFATGTIALHPGLADCGDVDNGIAVVEFEGSAKAVLYASRTMAHGHETSTEVIGTAGKLLVGEHAAANRVVKSDQHGVRHAVLKDFYERFEAAFAAEMAAFVAACRGITPLTLTLSDALEATRIGLAISRSLASGLPEAV
- a CDS encoding LysR family transcriptional regulator, with protein sequence MDRLLSMRVFQKVIDEGGFAAAARALDMSPAVVTRLVADLEEHLSTRLLHRTTRKLSLSMAGEIYLERVRVILQDIDEADRMANCQNHQLAGVLRILAPPVLATHVLAPLIAGFRQLHPKIVLNIEVASYKEPPIEEYDITLLPTDDQFNGDVIARKISSAESILVASPAYLKLRGTPFKPEELTQHDVLRLKIPGQQQRVWRLLDSDHDDAPVEVAVEPVLWVNHSDTVMRAALDGAGITSVALDLVAPYLMRGELLRVLRPWIAGRLQLYAALPSRQFMPERTRVFLEYLIEQTRIHADGALLACNAC
- a CDS encoding MFS transporter gives rise to the protein MSDQPLPSPKKPAAAPQGLLRKLGRAVRGDGVLASRPIVWIIGFFAFLNVYSMQAVLPLVMQDFAATPVQAGATVGATVLAIALVSPFMGMLSDALGRRIILCSSLFALTIPTALIPLAHSLAGIAVLRFMQGLAVPGIVVVLIAYLSEEFHDGGVARMTSTYVGGTVMGGFCGRFITGHAGHVLGWRGAFFTLAVMNLVGAVVVWRLLPPSRHFVANRNVRGAFQTLGRHLSNRRFLAICALGFCVLFSLVGAFTYVNLYLTQAPFNLTSAGLANVFGVYLVGVVVTPLAARHIARHGFLKAVLVSLSLSAAGLLLTLVPSLAAVIVGLAVCSTGVFVCQSATISHIADNVTEGRSLATGIYYLSYYSGGAAGTWIAGMAFEGWHWGGSVLSIILFQGLAGAIAVTFLQPRK
- a CDS encoding YebC/PmpR family DNA-binding transcriptional regulator, whose translation is MGAQWKAKGKDLVANAKGKMFTKLVKEITVAARNGADPATNARLRLVVEQARKVSMPKDTLERALKKGSGVGDDATHYERVIYEGFAPHQVAVMVECLTDNVKRTAPEMRVLFRKGQLGTSGSVAWDFDHVGFIEAAPAAAGADAETAAIEAGAQDLEPGEEEGNTLFITAPADLDLVSRALPAHGFNVLSAKLGYKPKNPVDPTSLSAEALEEVEAFLAAIDAHDDVQEVYVALAG
- a CDS encoding FAD-dependent oxidoreductase, yielding MSTDGHVVVIGAGQAGVQTAEALRTLGFAGAITLLGNETHPPYHRPPLSKAWLAGEMDAAQLLMRSPEVLARKNITLRTGVSVAAIDRAEQTVSLGNGETLAYTGLVLATGSTPRQLNLPGADAQGVFALRSRDDASGIANQMARCVEQQLGVVVIGGGFIGLEVAATARKKGLSVTVLEAAPRLLGRVLAPVLSDWYAALHRSHGVHLELGAAVAALEVNANGAVSGVRLADGRVVPAGLVVVGIGVSANDQLAAAAGLACERGIVVDACTRTADPHIVAAGDCTARRLADGTLLRLESVQNATEQGKSAAAALMGQDRPFTATPWFWSDQYDKKLQMAGLSTGADTWAVRGDMGTDSPTSSFTVFHFRGTTLLAADSVNAAKDHLAVRKLLDAGISPTPAQAEDPAFNLANLLSV
- a CDS encoding 2Fe-2S iron-sulfur cluster-binding protein — its product is MAHITYIDASGQSTTINLSDGWSLMQGATANGIDGIIGECGGSCACATCHCYVDEARLGDLPAPSEGELDMLENVASERKPNSRLACQIKASAALEGLVVRLPETQE